A window of the Arenibacter algicola genome harbors these coding sequences:
- a CDS encoding glucosaminidase domain-containing protein, with amino-acid sequence MIKRIALTTILGLFLVSCGVKKRTTYAKKPDPRTTTVTTGPESKPLDESKTEAAYALPEDNGKFVKFTVNSTEEYIETFAEIAQFEMKAYGIPASITLAQGILESGAGRGVLGAKTNNHFGIKCHTGWEGDYDFHDDDEKGECFRKYNHPMYSFRDHSIFLSSRARYAFLFDLDHDDYKAWAYGLKEAGYATDRKYPHKLIALIERYELDKYDRTVVKSGAIVKKEPKQYEHKIHVVQKGDTLYSISKRYFVSIPELMKLNNMNNSNLAEGQKLTVKSEKIR; translated from the coding sequence ATGATAAAAAGAATAGCGTTAACAACAATATTGGGTTTGTTTCTAGTGAGTTGCGGTGTTAAAAAGCGAACCACTTATGCTAAAAAACCAGATCCAAGGACCACTACAGTTACTACCGGACCGGAGTCCAAACCGCTAGACGAATCCAAAACTGAGGCAGCCTATGCCTTGCCGGAGGACAATGGCAAATTTGTAAAGTTCACGGTTAATTCTACTGAGGAATATATAGAGACCTTTGCGGAAATAGCCCAATTTGAAATGAAAGCTTATGGTATACCTGCCAGTATTACCTTGGCACAGGGCATCCTGGAAAGTGGTGCAGGGAGAGGCGTCCTGGGCGCCAAGACCAATAATCATTTTGGAATAAAATGCCATACCGGTTGGGAAGGGGATTATGATTTTCATGATGACGATGAAAAAGGGGAATGTTTTAGGAAATATAACCATCCCATGTATTCCTTTAGGGATCATAGTATATTCTTGTCCTCCCGTGCCAGATATGCTTTTTTGTTCGACTTGGATCACGATGATTATAAGGCGTGGGCCTATGGTTTAAAAGAGGCCGGTTATGCAACGGACCGTAAATATCCCCATAAGTTGATCGCGCTTATAGAGCGTTATGAATTGGATAAATATGACAGGACGGTTGTAAAGTCTGGGGCAATTGTAAAAAAGGAACCGAAACAGTACGAACATAAAATTCATGTGGTTCAAAAGGGAGATACCCTATATTCCATTTCCAAGCGCTATTTTGTCTCCATCCCGGAATTGATGAAGTTGAACAATATGAACAATAGTAATTTGGCCGAGGGCCAAAAATTGACGGTTAAATCTGAAAAAATTAGATAA
- a CDS encoding DUF4230 domain-containing protein, whose product MKKVFIGVILTLAVVLIFRSCSEEKEKKSILKENSMLIQEQINNVSKLIVTEGHFAEVYNYKDSQQLFGPLITADKKALVVVNAEVTVGYDLSLVKFEINEDTKTLRIISIPEPEIKINPDFEYYDVTADYLNQFNAEDYNKIKRNVNASLLKKIEASTLKSNAQNRLFSELSKFLVLTNSMGWTLSYGDRNIQNFDELKLLN is encoded by the coding sequence ATGAAGAAAGTATTTATCGGGGTAATCCTTACGTTGGCTGTTGTTTTAATTTTTCGTTCCTGTTCTGAGGAGAAAGAAAAGAAGTCGATTTTAAAAGAGAATTCCATGCTTATTCAAGAGCAGATCAATAACGTTTCCAAATTGATCGTTACCGAAGGGCACTTTGCCGAAGTTTACAATTATAAGGATTCCCAGCAATTATTTGGCCCGTTGATTACTGCCGATAAAAAGGCACTGGTGGTGGTCAATGCCGAGGTAACTGTGGGGTACGATTTAAGTTTGGTAAAATTCGAAATCAACGAGGATACCAAGACCCTACGGATAATAAGTATCCCGGAACCTGAAATTAAGATAAACCCCGATTTTGAATACTACGATGTTACTGCAGACTATTTAAACCAGTTCAATGCCGAGGACTACAACAAAATTAAGCGGAATGTTAATGCGTCCCTCCTGAAAAAAATAGAGGCCTCTACCTTAAAGTCCAATGCACAGAACCGATTGTTCAGCGAGCTTTCCAAATTTTTGGTACTTACCAATTCAATGGGTTGGACACTGTCCTATGGGGATAGGAACATCCAAAATTTTGATGAATTAAAGTTGCTGAATTAA
- a CDS encoding glucuronyl esterase domain-containing protein, whose amino-acid sequence MKLLTCFVCAFFILSMSPLLSQTNYDESKVPYFEVPDPLTTFKGKKIKSVKKWEKARRPELLHFFENNVYGKIPKTLKIDSYNILEQDDNALNGKAKRKQVELTFKNNGKTLSYTILLYLPKNIAKAAVFLGYNFYGNHTITEDKAVLISSAWANNNESFQIENNTLTEESRGKRTNRWAVEKILEAGYGLATIYYGEVDPDKNDFSDGIHSLLYQQDQSRPKLDEWGSIAAWSWGMVRALDYFEKDPDVDASKVISFGHSRLGKTSLWAGVMDKRFAGVISNDSGCGGAAMSKREFGETLAVINERFPHWFCDNFNQYSNNEEALPVDQHQLLALIAPRPLYVASAQEDQWADPRGEFLSAHYATQVYHLYDMEGIETMEMPKVNEPIHNTVSYHIRTGKHDVTDYDWENYIKWANAFVK is encoded by the coding sequence ATGAAGCTCTTAACTTGTTTTGTGTGTGCCTTTTTTATTTTGTCCATGTCCCCTCTGCTATCCCAAACCAATTATGACGAAAGCAAGGTCCCTTACTTTGAGGTGCCAGATCCGCTGACGACATTTAAAGGAAAAAAGATCAAATCGGTTAAAAAATGGGAAAAAGCAAGACGGCCGGAGCTACTTCATTTTTTTGAAAACAATGTATACGGCAAGATCCCCAAAACCCTTAAGATAGACTCCTATAACATTTTGGAACAGGACGACAATGCTCTTAACGGAAAAGCCAAGCGCAAGCAGGTAGAACTTACTTTTAAGAACAATGGCAAAACCTTGAGCTATACCATTTTGCTTTATCTGCCCAAGAATATAGCAAAGGCAGCCGTTTTTTTGGGCTATAATTTTTATGGCAACCATACGATTACGGAAGACAAGGCCGTATTGATTTCATCTGCCTGGGCCAATAACAATGAATCATTCCAAATTGAAAACAACACCTTGACCGAAGAGTCGAGGGGAAAAAGAACGAATCGTTGGGCAGTGGAAAAAATATTGGAAGCCGGTTACGGCCTAGCCACCATTTACTATGGCGAAGTAGATCCGGACAAAAATGATTTCTCGGACGGTATACACAGTCTCCTGTATCAACAAGACCAGAGTCGGCCCAAGCTGGACGAATGGGGCAGTATTGCGGCTTGGAGCTGGGGTATGGTAAGAGCGTTGGATTATTTTGAAAAGGATCCTGACGTAGATGCCTCCAAGGTAATATCTTTTGGCCATTCCCGATTGGGCAAAACATCGCTTTGGGCCGGGGTCATGGATAAAAGGTTTGCAGGGGTAATTTCGAACGACTCTGGCTGCGGGGGCGCAGCCATGTCCAAAAGAGAATTCGGAGAGACCCTAGCGGTTATAAACGAAAGGTTCCCACATTGGTTTTGCGATAATTTTAACCAGTACAGCAACAATGAGGAAGCCTTGCCGGTAGACCAACATCAATTATTGGCTCTTATTGCGCCGAGACCCCTTTATGTGGCCAGCGCCCAAGAAGACCAATGGGCAGACCCCAGGGGCGAGTTCCTTTCCGCTCATTATGCTACACAGGTTTACCACTTATACGATATGGAAGGAATAGAAACCATGGAAATGCCCAAGGTAAACGAGCCCATCCACAATACGGTCTCCTACCACATTCGCACCGGCAAGCATGATGTTACCGACTATGACTGGGAGAACTATATTAAGTGGGCAAATGCTTTTGTGAAATAA
- a CDS encoding DUF4890 domain-containing protein has product MKKIVVLIVLMAGITAMAQKPERERGHRGDMKDMSPEQIATLQTKQMTLALDLSDAQQKEIQSINLENAVKRSEKMDEMKARKESGEAKKLTSEERYAMKTAMLDHQIAQKEKMKKILNKEQYEKWEKMKKNREGHRKGRGMEEKGKRSGK; this is encoded by the coding sequence ATGAAAAAGATAGTTGTATTAATTGTATTGATGGCCGGTATAACCGCCATGGCACAAAAACCAGAACGAGAAAGAGGCCACAGAGGCGATATGAAGGATATGAGCCCTGAACAAATTGCCACCCTGCAAACGAAGCAGATGACCCTGGCCCTGGACCTTAGCGATGCCCAACAAAAGGAAATTCAAAGTATAAACCTGGAAAATGCCGTGAAACGTTCGGAGAAAATGGATGAAATGAAGGCGAGAAAAGAAAGTGGCGAGGCTAAAAAATTAACTTCTGAAGAGCGTTATGCCATGAAAACTGCCATGCTGGATCATCAGATAGCCCAAAAAGAAAAGATGAAGAAAATATTGAACAAGGAGCAATATGAGAAATGGGAAAAGATGAAAAAAAACCGGGAAGGCCATAGAAAAGGTAGAGGAATGGAGGAAAAGGGCAAAAGGTCTGGAAAATAA
- a CDS encoding DUF4136 domain-containing protein, with the protein MKKIKFLVVPIMVLLFASSCTSVRVLSDYDKEANFNSFKTYAFYKTGIDKAQISDLDKKRILKAIDAEMSSRGYVKSENPDMLLSIFTKERQQVDVYSNYWGAGFYGWGWSPFYWGSPFYGGNNVSTRTEGSLYIDIIDAQNKELVWQGRGVGTLNNIRNMEKKEKRIKEFVSEILEAYPPGSAVN; encoded by the coding sequence ATGAAAAAGATTAAATTTTTAGTCGTTCCGATCATGGTACTGCTCTTCGCCAGTTCCTGCACATCGGTACGTGTATTATCGGATTATGATAAAGAAGCAAATTTTAATTCGTTCAAAACCTATGCCTTTTATAAAACTGGGATAGACAAGGCCCAGATTTCAGATTTGGACAAAAAGAGAATATTAAAGGCCATTGATGCAGAAATGAGCTCTAGAGGTTACGTAAAATCTGAAAATCCTGATATGCTATTGAGCATTTTTACCAAGGAAAGACAACAGGTAGATGTGTACAGCAACTATTGGGGCGCAGGCTTTTATGGTTGGGGCTGGTCCCCCTTTTACTGGGGATCTCCATTTTACGGAGGAAACAATGTTAGCACCAGGACCGAAGGCTCTTTATATATAGACATCATAGATGCCCAGAACAAGGAACTGGTTTGGCAAGGAAGGGGTGTTGGCACCTTGAACAACATTAGAAATATGGAAAAGAAAGAGAAAAGGATCAAAGAATTCGTTTCTGAAATATTGGAAGCCTATCCTCCCGGATCAGCTGTGAATTAA
- a CDS encoding aromatic amino acid hydroxylase: MSFESNFILDKLPEHLKQYIKPQNYEDYSPIDQAVWRYVMRKNVDYLSKVAHKSYLEGLNKTGISIDYIPNMYGMNRILKEIGWAAVAVDGFIPPSAFMEFQAYNVLVIASDIRQLEHIEYTPAPDIIHEGAGHAPIIANPEYAEYLRRFGEIGCKAISSAKDYELYEAVRHLSIIKEAEGTPQEDIDKAQKKIEDLQLNMGEPSEMALIRNLHWWTVEYGLIGTVERPKIYGAGLLSSIGESAWCMTDKVKKIPYSLEAAHTSFDITQPQPQLFVTPDFAYLNQVLEEFANTMSLRQGGLSGLEKLINSKEMGTVELSTGLQISGHFESAIAHEGKPVYLQTKGNTALAYREKELIGHSIKQHPNGFGAPIGKLKGINLAIEDMSPRDLKAYNIYEGEKVDLEFIGDIKVSGEIITGTRNLKGEIILITLANCTVTHNDKILFHPHQGLYHMAVGENIVSVFNGPADLKSFDLVTHKVTDTTLKSAKTEKRKQLEQLYKQVREFREGKNVTISRNKVFQEIKANHPEDWLLSVELYELAKNNGDGIFAKDLKAHLEALKFQKPQLGHLIDDGLELVDKSLVV, from the coding sequence ATGTCCTTTGAAAGCAACTTCATATTGGATAAGCTTCCCGAGCATTTGAAGCAATACATAAAACCGCAAAATTATGAGGATTATTCCCCTATAGATCAGGCGGTATGGCGATACGTAATGCGAAAAAATGTAGATTATCTAAGTAAGGTGGCCCATAAAAGTTATTTGGAAGGCCTAAACAAAACGGGGATTTCCATAGACTATATTCCCAATATGTACGGTATGAACCGTATTTTAAAAGAAATTGGGTGGGCTGCCGTGGCCGTGGATGGCTTTATTCCCCCTTCTGCCTTTATGGAATTCCAGGCCTACAATGTCTTGGTCATTGCGTCGGATATTCGACAATTGGAGCATATTGAATATACCCCCGCACCCGATATTATTCATGAAGGAGCTGGGCACGCCCCTATAATAGCCAATCCTGAATATGCGGAATACCTGCGTAGGTTTGGGGAGATTGGATGCAAGGCCATTTCCAGTGCCAAAGATTACGAACTATACGAAGCCGTAAGACATTTGTCCATTATAAAAGAAGCCGAAGGCACCCCTCAAGAGGACATAGATAAGGCCCAAAAGAAAATTGAGGACCTGCAATTGAATATGGGGGAACCCAGTGAAATGGCCCTGATTCGAAATCTTCATTGGTGGACCGTGGAATACGGGCTGATTGGTACTGTGGAGCGACCAAAAATATATGGTGCGGGTCTACTATCCTCTATTGGAGAAAGTGCCTGGTGCATGACCGACAAGGTCAAAAAAATTCCATATTCCCTAGAAGCAGCACATACTTCCTTTGATATAACCCAACCACAGCCCCAACTTTTTGTTACCCCGGACTTTGCCTACCTCAACCAAGTGTTGGAGGAGTTTGCCAACACCATGTCCTTGAGACAAGGTGGCTTAAGTGGCTTGGAAAAGCTTATCAACTCCAAGGAAATGGGCACCGTAGAGCTAAGTACTGGCCTGCAAATATCAGGACATTTTGAGAGTGCCATTGCCCATGAAGGAAAACCGGTCTATTTACAGACCAAAGGCAATACGGCCCTTGCCTACCGTGAAAAGGAATTGATAGGACACAGTATTAAGCAACATCCCAACGGTTTTGGTGCGCCAATAGGAAAATTGAAAGGCATAAATCTTGCTATAGAGGATATGAGTCCCCGCGACTTAAAGGCCTATAATATCTATGAAGGCGAAAAAGTGGACCTTGAATTTATAGGAGACATAAAAGTTTCAGGGGAAATTATTACGGGTACCAGAAACCTAAAGGGAGAAATTATTCTGATTACCTTGGCAAATTGCACGGTTACCCATAATGATAAAATCCTCTTCCATCCGCACCAGGGCTTATACCATATGGCTGTGGGGGAAAATATTGTTTCTGTATTTAATGGTCCTGCGGATTTAAAAAGTTTTGACCTGGTTACGCACAAAGTAACCGACACCACCTTAAAATCGGCCAAAACTGAAAAAAGAAAACAATTGGAACAATTATACAAGCAGGTCAGGGAATTTAGGGAAGGTAAAAATGTAACTATCTCCAGAAACAAAGTCTTCCAGGAAATAAAAGCCAACCACCCAGAAGATTGGTTGCTTTCGGTTGAATTGTACGAATTGGCAAAAAATAATGGCGACGGAATTTTTGCCAAAGATCTGAAAGCACACTTGGAAGCCCTTAAGTTCCAAAAACCACAATTAGGCCATCTGATAGACGACGGACTGGAGTTGGTAGACAAAAGTTTGGTTGTATAA
- a CDS encoding 1-aminocyclopropane-1-carboxylate deaminase/D-cysteine desulfhydrase, which translates to MQAINQEVDLSILNKKQVSLVVKREDLIHPFISGNKYRKLKYNILDAKQKGLDTILTFGGAYSNHIAATAYAGNLFGIKTIGVIRGEELSQNWMLNPTLSQAHRHGMDFKFISREAYRRKTEPSFLELLDKELGPYYLIPEGGTNSLAVKGCEEILTPEDKDFNVLCSSVGTGGTLAGIINSSLHYQRIIGFPSLKGDFLKKDIRNFTAKENWEINTDYHFGGYAKVSEALIGFINYFKDKTNIPTDPIYTGKLLYGILDLVKNDYFKPGTKILAIHSGGLQGIAGMNLVLKKKNLPLIKV; encoded by the coding sequence GTGCAGGCAATAAATCAGGAAGTAGACCTTTCTATTCTAAACAAAAAACAGGTTTCCTTGGTGGTAAAAAGGGAAGACCTGATACACCCGTTTATTTCCGGAAATAAATACCGAAAACTTAAGTATAATATTTTAGATGCCAAGCAAAAGGGCTTGGATACCATTTTAACTTTTGGTGGGGCCTATTCCAACCATATTGCCGCGACTGCATATGCCGGAAATTTGTTCGGGATTAAGACCATTGGGGTTATCAGGGGGGAGGAACTAAGTCAAAATTGGATGCTTAATCCAACCTTGTCACAGGCTCATAGACATGGTATGGATTTTAAGTTTATTTCAAGGGAGGCGTATAGGCGCAAGACAGAACCTTCTTTTTTGGAGCTTTTGGACAAGGAATTGGGACCCTATTACCTGATTCCCGAGGGCGGCACTAATTCGCTTGCCGTTAAGGGGTGTGAGGAGATATTGACTCCAGAGGACAAGGATTTTAACGTGCTTTGCTCCAGTGTAGGAACCGGTGGAACCTTGGCCGGAATTATTAATTCTTCACTTCATTATCAGAGAATTATAGGCTTTCCTTCCCTAAAAGGTGATTTTTTGAAAAAAGATATTCGTAATTTTACGGCCAAAGAAAACTGGGAAATCAATACCGATTATCATTTTGGGGGTTATGCCAAAGTTTCTGAAGCGCTTATAGGGTTTATTAATTATTTTAAGGACAAGACCAATATTCCTACAGATCCTATTTATACAGGGAAGCTTTTGTATGGTATTTTGGATTTGGTAAAAAATGATTATTTTAAACCAGGAACCAAAATTTTGGCGATACACAGTGGTGGTCTGCAGGGGATAGCAGGAATGAATTTAGTTTTAAAAAAGAAGAATCTTCCATTAATAAAAGTATGA
- the hemL gene encoding glutamate-1-semialdehyde 2,1-aminomutase — MIYRRSSALFAEAQRYIPGGVNSPVRAFKAVGGNPVFVKEAKGAYLYDEDGNRLIDYIASWGPLILGHAYAPVIDAVIEKAKKGTSFGMPTEIETQLAKLAVSMVPNIDKIRFVNSGTEACMSAVRLARGFTGKDKIIKFAGCYHGHSDSFLIQAGSGAVTFGSPNSPGVTQGTAKDTLLAAYNNLESVKALAAANKGEIAAIIIEPVAGNMGCIIPEENFIKGLRELCDQEDILLIFDEVMTGFRLAKGGAQEVLGVDADIVTFGKVIGGGLPVGAFAAREEIMGHLAPDGPVYQAGTLSGNPLAMSAGLAMLTELNNNPEVFRSLADKTKYLGKGMAKVLTDNHIPFQMNRFGSMISIHFTEEPVVDFETSAKGNNAVFKKYFHGMLNQGIYLPPSAFESYFLNDALSYEDLDETIAALANIAKDLH, encoded by the coding sequence ATGATTTATAGAAGAAGCAGTGCTTTATTTGCTGAAGCACAGCGTTATATTCCTGGAGGGGTAAATTCCCCTGTTAGGGCCTTTAAGGCCGTTGGAGGTAATCCTGTATTTGTGAAGGAGGCCAAAGGGGCATATTTGTATGATGAGGATGGCAACAGATTAATAGATTACATTGCATCCTGGGGGCCGCTCATCTTGGGCCATGCCTATGCTCCCGTAATAGATGCGGTTATTGAGAAGGCAAAAAAGGGAACTTCGTTCGGAATGCCAACGGAAATAGAAACCCAATTGGCAAAGCTGGCGGTTTCCATGGTCCCCAATATAGATAAGATACGTTTTGTAAACAGTGGAACGGAAGCCTGCATGAGTGCTGTGCGTTTGGCCAGGGGATTTACGGGAAAGGACAAAATAATAAAGTTTGCAGGATGCTACCACGGTCATTCGGATTCCTTTTTAATTCAAGCCGGAAGTGGGGCGGTTACCTTTGGTAGTCCAAATAGTCCCGGGGTTACCCAGGGCACTGCAAAGGATACCCTTTTGGCGGCGTATAATAATCTGGAAAGTGTAAAGGCCTTGGCTGCTGCCAATAAAGGAGAAATTGCCGCCATTATTATTGAGCCCGTAGCCGGTAATATGGGATGTATTATTCCGGAAGAAAATTTTATTAAGGGGTTGCGTGAACTTTGTGACCAAGAGGATATATTGCTGATTTTTGATGAGGTTATGACCGGGTTCAGATTGGCAAAAGGAGGTGCCCAGGAAGTATTGGGGGTAGATGCCGATATTGTTACTTTTGGGAAGGTTATTGGAGGAGGATTGCCTGTTGGTGCTTTTGCGGCCAGAGAGGAGATCATGGGGCATTTGGCTCCTGATGGTCCAGTGTATCAAGCGGGAACTTTAAGCGGAAACCCCTTGGCAATGAGTGCCGGATTGGCAATGTTGACCGAATTGAACAATAACCCTGAAGTTTTTAGGAGTTTGGCCGATAAGACCAAATACTTGGGAAAAGGAATGGCAAAGGTGTTGACGGATAATCATATTCCTTTTCAGATGAATAGGTTCGGCTCCATGATCTCTATACATTTTACAGAAGAACCAGTGGTAGATTTTGAAACATCGGCCAAAGGCAACAATGCCGTTTTTAAGAAATATTTCCACGGTATGCTCAACCAGGGGATATACTTGCCGCCAAGTGCGTTTGAAAGTTACTTCTTAAACGATGCCCTAAGTTATGAAGATTTGGACGAGACCATCGCCGCGCTCGCCAATATTGCCAAGGATCTACATTGA
- a CDS encoding DUF5522 domain-containing protein produces MKKFIPLEEGDFYLSEEGYKVFTKQYHLKRGYCCESGCRHCPYGYNQKTNARGHN; encoded by the coding sequence ATGAAGAAATTTATACCACTGGAGGAAGGGGATTTTTACCTTTCAGAGGAAGGATACAAGGTTTTTACAAAACAATATCATCTAAAAAGGGGGTATTGTTGCGAAAGTGGCTGCAGACATTGTCCTTACGGCTATAATCAAAAAACGAATGCACGGGGCCATAATTAA
- a CDS encoding GSCFA domain-containing protein, whose protein sequence is MKLQTQIPLKKAENQIDYNSQLVVLGSCFANNIGDKLAYYKFRALQNPFGVLFHPLAIENLISRAIQEESYTEEEVFFLNERWQCYDAHSDLSSVAKEDLLGSLNSGLSETKLYINKASHIFITLGTAWTYQLKESGKEVANCHKVPQLAFKKELLSIEKIVQSLEAIIHQIQTINTKTQIVFTVSPVRHLKDGILENQLSKAHLISAVHQIIKKGNALYFPSYELMMDELRDYRFYGNDLVHPNDLAITYIWEKFVSVWIAQEAWPTMEKVAAVQSGLNHRPFNPESLKHQDFLKALDQKITYLQKKYPYMKF, encoded by the coding sequence ATGAAACTTCAAACACAGATACCTCTAAAAAAGGCTGAAAATCAGATTGATTATAACAGTCAATTAGTAGTGTTGGGGTCTTGTTTTGCCAATAATATAGGGGACAAGCTGGCGTATTATAAATTCCGGGCACTTCAAAATCCGTTTGGAGTTTTATTTCATCCTTTGGCAATTGAAAACTTGATTTCCAGGGCAATTCAAGAAGAGTCATACACAGAGGAAGAAGTGTTTTTTTTGAATGAGCGCTGGCAATGCTATGATGCACATTCCGATTTGTCCTCTGTTGCAAAAGAAGATTTGCTCGGTAGCTTAAACTCGGGTTTATCGGAAACAAAATTATATATAAACAAGGCTTCCCACATCTTCATTACTTTAGGGACCGCATGGACCTATCAATTGAAGGAGAGTGGAAAAGAAGTTGCCAATTGCCATAAGGTTCCACAGTTGGCCTTTAAGAAAGAATTACTTTCAATTGAAAAAATCGTACAAAGTTTGGAAGCTATTATACACCAGATTCAAACCATAAATACAAAAACCCAGATTGTTTTTACAGTTTCGCCAGTGCGTCATTTAAAGGATGGAATTCTGGAAAATCAACTAAGTAAGGCACATTTAATCAGTGCTGTTCATCAAATAATAAAAAAAGGGAATGCCTTGTATTTCCCCAGTTATGAACTAATGATGGACGAACTTCGGGATTATCGCTTTTACGGGAATGATCTGGTGCATCCCAATGATCTGGCGATTACCTATATCTGGGAAAAGTTTGTTTCTGTATGGATCGCCCAAGAGGCGTGGCCAACTATGGAAAAGGTGGCTGCTGTGCAAAGTGGCTTAAATCACAGGCCTTTTAATCCTGAATCACTAAAGCATCAGGATTTCCTTAAGGCACTTGATCAAAAAATTACGTACCTTCAAAAGAAGTATCCTTATATGAAATTTTAG